Proteins from a genomic interval of bacterium:
- a CDS encoding ERF family protein, which yields MALYKSEKIEALAAALVAAQSELKAIHKDKTANIQTKTGGQYAYSYADLATVIEVCRPVLAKHKLAVTQVLGNLIGAEGGSVGIAVQTLLVHESGEYISSDYGLTCAMDDPKSAGSVITYLRRYGYQALVGIASEEDDDGAAGSRAAPKVNRETGEVENPSPEVAASMQKCPDCGAATVRKESQSAENAGRPYYRCSTAKWDRQTKKWSGCQFFAWEDEALGKQAAEANPEPVLDTTWGEILVRCAALGKKLIDGWRKDHTETEAQELLIVWKPEWESLSKEQRNEARHSVMPQLEEMGLV from the coding sequence ATGGCACTCTACAAGAGTGAAAAGATCGAAGCGCTGGCGGCGGCACTGGTCGCCGCACAGTCGGAGTTGAAAGCAATTCACAAGGACAAGACAGCGAACATCCAAACGAAGACTGGCGGCCAGTACGCCTACTCCTATGCCGACCTGGCAACGGTGATTGAGGTCTGTCGGCCCGTCCTGGCAAAGCACAAGTTAGCCGTAACGCAGGTTCTCGGCAATCTGATCGGAGCGGAGGGCGGATCGGTGGGAATCGCCGTCCAGACGCTACTCGTCCACGAGTCGGGAGAGTACATCAGCAGCGACTATGGATTGACCTGCGCGATGGACGATCCAAAAAGCGCGGGAAGCGTCATCACTTACCTGCGGCGATACGGTTATCAGGCCCTCGTGGGGATTGCCAGCGAAGAGGACGACGATGGCGCGGCGGGGAGCCGTGCGGCCCCGAAGGTCAACCGCGAGACCGGGGAGGTTGAGAATCCGTCGCCGGAAGTTGCCGCCTCAATGCAAAAGTGCCCCGACTGCGGCGCGGCGACAGTTCGCAAAGAATCTCAATCGGCGGAGAATGCTGGCCGTCCTTACTACCGCTGCTCGACCGCTAAGTGGGATCGGCAGACCAAGAAGTGGTCTGGCTGCCAGTTCTTTGCTTGGGAGGATGAGGCCCTGGGGAAACAGGCGGCAGAGGCGAACCCTGAGCCAGTCCTGGACACTACCTGGGGTGAAATCCTGGTACGGTGCGCCGCGCTGGGAAAGAAACTGATAGACGGCTGGCGGAAAGACCATACCGAAACCGAGGCCCAAGAACTCCTGATCGTCTGGAAGCCCGAATGGGAATCCCTATCGAAGGAGCAGCGGAACGAGGCGCGCCATTCGGTGATGCCACAACTGGAAGAGATGGGGCTGGTCTAA
- a CDS encoding host-nuclease inhibitor Gam family protein, translating to MTTPNENAVLVGGFWVDPDTGEVLGCAEIKQEFAVRDRGSAEWALEKMQNLEADLLALEAREKAIREAIDSQRKDLARRREWLGLRFDAELEAFARETLAMGKSRTLKLDHGRLSLRTVPERVALREGREKEAIDWARSACPEAVKTTERLLASIAIEKVEALPDDLFERVPEHDTFRVDTGIKAEPKA from the coding sequence ATGACAACACCAAACGAGAATGCCGTCCTGGTAGGCGGCTTCTGGGTAGACCCGGATACCGGCGAGGTTCTGGGTTGCGCGGAGATCAAGCAGGAGTTCGCTGTCCGGGACCGCGGTTCCGCCGAGTGGGCGCTGGAGAAGATGCAAAACCTCGAAGCCGACCTGCTGGCCCTGGAGGCCCGCGAGAAGGCAATCCGCGAAGCGATTGATTCTCAGCGCAAGGATCTTGCGCGGCGGCGGGAATGGCTCGGCCTGCGATTCGACGCCGAACTGGAAGCGTTCGCCCGCGAGACCCTGGCAATGGGGAAGTCGCGGACGCTGAAACTCGATCATGGGCGGCTATCCCTGCGCACCGTGCCGGAGCGGGTGGCCTTGCGTGAAGGCCGGGAGAAGGAAGCGATTGACTGGGCAAGGTCGGCTTGCCCGGAGGCAGTGAAGACGACGGAGAGGCTACTGGCCTCAATCGCCATCGAGAAAGTGGAGGCCTTGCCCGACGATCTGTTTGAGCGGGTTCCTGAACACGACACCTTCCGGGTTGACACCGGAATCAAGGCGGAGCCGAAGGCATGA